The Roseiconus lacunae genome includes a region encoding these proteins:
- a CDS encoding ATP-grasp domain-containing protein, which yields MDVDPCQLLIVGGQSDPNTCRIVDQAHLRDVDYVFWDTDLEQARQIAWDFQHPTIDLGDRSVRPKSIYLRYNVFGDDATNNHAAFELCESFAHTWTHIKWLNRSTAGDTNNKSRNLKLARQFGFSIPDTIVIGDATPLINHPAPENTIAKPLSGGDHAHVVREIQHPERLLNLTPQFVQEKLDGENLRIFSIGGELTAFHLQTNAVDYRTDDSVVVRRIVVPSNLRDSIEQLVSKIGFDYCALDFRCRDGFDEPVFLEINSFPMFVAFDDACENQLADQTLAFLVD from the coding sequence ATGGATGTCGATCCCTGCCAACTTTTGATCGTTGGAGGACAAAGTGATCCCAACACATGCCGAATCGTCGACCAAGCTCACTTGAGGGATGTCGATTATGTATTTTGGGACACCGACCTCGAACAGGCTCGGCAAATCGCCTGGGACTTTCAGCATCCCACCATCGATTTGGGCGACCGATCGGTACGTCCAAAATCGATCTACTTGCGATACAACGTCTTTGGCGACGACGCAACGAACAACCATGCCGCGTTTGAATTGTGCGAATCGTTCGCCCATACCTGGACGCACATCAAATGGCTGAATCGTTCGACGGCAGGTGATACGAACAACAAATCGCGGAACCTAAAACTCGCACGTCAATTTGGTTTTTCGATCCCCGATACGATCGTGATCGGCGATGCGACACCGCTGATCAATCATCCGGCCCCCGAAAATACGATCGCCAAACCACTTTCAGGCGGCGACCATGCCCACGTCGTTCGTGAGATCCAACATCCGGAGCGTTTGCTTAACCTGACGCCTCAATTTGTCCAGGAAAAACTTGATGGTGAAAACCTTCGCATCTTCAGCATCGGTGGTGAACTAACCGCGTTTCATCTGCAAACCAATGCGGTCGATTATCGCACCGATGACTCGGTCGTCGTTCGTCGAATCGTTGTTCCGAGCAACCTTCGCGATTCGATCGAACAATTGGTTTCCAAAATTGGCTTTGATTATTGCGCACTCGACTTTCGCTGCCGTGACGGATTCGATGAGCCAGTATTTTTGGAGATCAATTCATTTCCAATGTTCGTCGCATTTGATGACGCCTGCGAAAACCAACTCGCCGACCAAACGCTTGCCTTTCTTGTCGATTAG
- a CDS encoding sigma-70 family RNA polymerase sigma factor, giving the protein MNQSPQDVSMLLRELGSGNESVREQLFEQLQSELRQMASALMRRERADHTLQATALVNEACVRLLDSDAIGNATDRRYFFAAANRAMRQILIDHARKRNAAKRGGDYERGSLDVVLDNFETSNGCNFEDLNASLDVLEKESPRQREVVELRFFSGLSIPETAEVLGVSEGTVERDWRLARAKLYQFLKEE; this is encoded by the coding sequence ATGAATCAGTCCCCACAGGATGTGTCGATGCTGCTGCGTGAATTAGGCAGCGGCAACGAATCCGTCAGAGAACAACTTTTTGAACAACTGCAATCCGAGCTGCGTCAGATGGCATCGGCGTTAATGCGACGAGAACGGGCCGATCATACGCTTCAAGCGACTGCACTGGTCAACGAGGCCTGTGTGCGATTACTTGACTCCGATGCGATCGGCAACGCAACCGACCGACGCTACTTTTTTGCGGCGGCCAACCGCGCGATGCGACAAATCTTGATCGATCATGCCCGCAAACGGAACGCTGCCAAACGCGGCGGCGATTACGAACGGGGATCACTAGACGTCGTGCTGGATAACTTTGAAACCAGCAACGGATGCAATTTCGAAGATCTTAACGCATCGCTGGACGTGCTCGAAAAGGAATCACCGCGTCAACGCGAAGTCGTCGAACTGCGTTTCTTCTCCGGCTTATCGATTCCAGAAACCGCCGAGGTCCTGGGTGTCAGCGAAGGCACCGTTGAGCGTGACTGGAGATTGGCACGTGCAAAGCTGTATCAGTTCTTAAAAGAAGAATGA
- a CDS encoding cysteine peptidase family C39 domain-containing protein — MMSPSDRSKPNSYDDADPMIDALLMEFVSGDQSRRRQPPDLTATILARLSSTTDVDADPQAAFDRPAQQPPLPNPASGRRRLDVDGQPLAPPVHLGNKLTSAVTANAQSPDDGDPVVDSLLKEFISVDPGKRTVPPDLSAAILSRLNDSVVISAVQPMPRRHLTVVKTLSAIVAMAACVAGVMYLGPRSQVSPSPINGSSEQLAGDQSMQPDGTEHSPALLAESAPGDSEPNREPLRGIRLDQPLVASSDRDAEGHSADSPSGTVDRQLDSSAPGVRVASESVVVGHIEHVATTTASIAKEYWKSVGVNPTPRASDAELVVRLQRRLGVEVPIEAFAQPERLRDELAKPSRAREIAKRWLALSADWNVGAIDRDDNQSLIEELSRSVAGATSMDTTLVSLISGENKHSEDWYRIIGRDGSEGIARRLAGLSMNADLRCVRCHDSTIGRNGTQDDYWSFVALVRSHVHKDEDHWTVEQKRKQVPTFYELIDGRQRLAVPQVSGNLTGGDPLVDFQAWAQTLNRSQRLASSLVDSLWKLVHGRPLQPSPVDAFAPPTDSNLHRLHDQLATDLRHSGFDIARTLALIVSSPMATRSVPQELRPESMLTTSDHDRDHALDLVTAFAAAVEPPPSSRRDRIEVAMQKAGGRLLDDGTLLAQPAQAKLTPRDLSSTPKLTLSRTDQISVDFPGDDAGLPVSWIRSIDSFDQRVQHLVYLSGGRDVPPVISETAERLRQTGSEDAALSRIWWILR; from the coding sequence TCCGTTGCCCAACCCAGCCAGCGGTCGGCGCCGACTGGATGTCGATGGGCAACCACTCGCTCCTCCGGTCCACCTCGGAAATAAATTGACCTCGGCTGTGACAGCCAACGCACAGTCGCCCGACGACGGTGATCCCGTTGTTGATTCGTTATTGAAAGAGTTTATTTCGGTCGATCCGGGTAAGCGAACGGTTCCGCCTGATCTTTCCGCCGCCATTTTGTCTCGCTTAAACGACTCTGTCGTGATTTCCGCCGTTCAGCCGATGCCCCGCAGACATTTGACGGTCGTGAAAACGCTTTCCGCGATCGTCGCGATGGCAGCTTGTGTCGCGGGTGTGATGTATTTGGGCCCCCGGTCGCAAGTTTCGCCAAGCCCGATCAATGGTTCGTCAGAGCAGCTGGCCGGCGATCAGTCTATGCAGCCCGACGGCACCGAACATTCGCCGGCTTTGCTCGCTGAAAGTGCTCCGGGCGATTCAGAGCCGAATCGAGAACCTCTGAGAGGAATACGACTCGATCAGCCGCTGGTCGCTTCGAGCGATCGCGACGCCGAAGGGCACAGTGCCGATTCACCGTCGGGGACTGTCGATCGCCAGCTAGATTCATCGGCGCCCGGCGTTAGAGTGGCTTCCGAAAGTGTCGTCGTTGGCCACATCGAACATGTCGCAACGACAACCGCGTCGATAGCCAAAGAGTACTGGAAGTCGGTCGGTGTCAATCCAACTCCACGGGCTTCGGATGCCGAGTTGGTCGTACGGCTTCAACGTCGACTGGGGGTCGAGGTTCCCATCGAAGCGTTTGCACAGCCTGAACGGTTGCGTGATGAATTGGCTAAGCCAAGTCGAGCACGCGAGATCGCGAAACGATGGTTGGCTCTCTCTGCAGACTGGAACGTTGGGGCGATCGACCGCGATGACAATCAATCTTTGATCGAAGAATTGTCCCGAAGTGTGGCCGGCGCGACTTCGATGGATACTACGTTGGTTAGTCTGATCTCCGGAGAGAACAAGCACTCCGAAGATTGGTATCGCATCATTGGACGCGACGGAAGCGAGGGGATCGCTCGTCGATTGGCTGGGTTGTCGATGAATGCGGACTTACGTTGCGTTCGCTGTCACGATTCGACGATCGGACGTAATGGGACGCAGGACGACTATTGGTCTTTCGTCGCATTGGTGCGCAGTCACGTCCATAAAGACGAGGATCACTGGACGGTCGAGCAGAAACGAAAGCAGGTCCCCACGTTTTACGAATTGATCGACGGTCGCCAACGTTTAGCTGTTCCGCAAGTAAGCGGGAATTTGACCGGCGGCGACCCACTGGTTGACTTCCAAGCCTGGGCACAGACGCTTAACCGTAGCCAACGCTTGGCTTCAAGTCTTGTCGATTCACTTTGGAAGCTGGTTCACGGTCGTCCATTGCAACCTTCGCCGGTCGATGCGTTTGCCCCGCCGACCGACAGCAATCTGCATCGGTTGCATGATCAGCTCGCCACCGACCTGCGTCACAGTGGCTTCGATATCGCACGAACATTGGCGCTAATCGTGTCCTCGCCGATGGCGACCCGCAGCGTACCACAAGAGCTCCGTCCGGAATCGATGCTAACGACCAGCGATCACGATCGTGATCATGCGCTCGATTTGGTCACCGCGTTCGCCGCAGCGGTTGAGCCACCGCCTTCATCACGACGTGATCGAATTGAAGTGGCGATGCAAAAAGCCGGCGGGCGTTTGCTCGACGACGGCACTCTTTTGGCCCAACCGGCGCAGGCCAAGCTGACACCGCGTGACCTTTCAAGCACTCCGAAGCTGACGCTCAGCCGAACCGATCAGATCAGCGTGGATTTCCCCGGGGACGACGCTGGCCTACCCGTTTCTTGGATTCGCTCGATCGACTCCTTTGATCAACGTGTCCAGCATTTGGTTTATTTGTCTGGCGGTCGAGATGTCCCACCGGTGATTTCTGAAACTGCCGAACGGCTTCGCCAAACCGGTTCCGAAGACGCCGCACTTAGTCGTATCTGGTGGATCTTGCGTTAG